Proteins co-encoded in one Pseudarthrobacter chlorophenolicus A6 genomic window:
- a CDS encoding lysophospholipid acyltransferase family protein, translated as MAWSRPVGWILDHLVYRTTVTGRDNVPTGGPVIFAGNHISYLDGPVMFGAAPRPMHILVKQEMFKGFLGRVLTASGQLPVDRRGDRAALQQCKEVLDAGRCVGILPEGTRGSGDAAGISGGVAWLALNSGAPVVPVAILGTRVGREHLDSVPRPGRRFHVAFGPALTLTRRAGETGRASMDRAAQEIRAALAGHVRDAIQLSGQPLPFADAPQDLTAVAGTPADDH; from the coding sequence ATGGCCTGGAGCCGGCCTGTCGGCTGGATCCTTGACCATCTGGTCTACCGCACCACCGTGACCGGCAGGGACAACGTCCCCACTGGCGGGCCGGTAATCTTTGCCGGCAACCACATCAGTTACCTGGACGGGCCGGTCATGTTCGGGGCCGCGCCGCGGCCCATGCACATCCTGGTAAAGCAGGAAATGTTCAAGGGATTCCTTGGCCGGGTCCTTACCGCCTCCGGGCAGTTGCCGGTGGACCGGCGCGGCGACCGCGCCGCGCTGCAACAGTGCAAGGAGGTGCTCGACGCCGGGCGTTGCGTCGGGATCCTGCCCGAAGGTACGCGGGGGAGCGGGGACGCCGCGGGTATCAGCGGAGGCGTTGCCTGGCTTGCCCTTAATTCCGGCGCACCCGTGGTGCCCGTGGCCATCCTGGGCACGCGGGTTGGCAGGGAGCACCTCGACTCCGTGCCCCGGCCGGGCCGCCGGTTCCATGTGGCCTTCGGTCCCGCCCTTACCCTGACCCGCAGGGCAGGGGAAACAGGCCGTGCTTCAATGGACAGGGCGGCGCAGGAAATCCGCGCAGCGCTGGCCGGGCACGTCCGCGACGCCATTCAGCTCAGTGGGCAGCCGTTGCCGTTCGCTGATGCTCCCCAAGACTTAACAGCAGTAGCCGGGACGCCGGCAGATGACCACTAA
- a CDS encoding prephenate dehydrogenase — MSAFKSHGRGHLDGPVVVIGTGLLGTSIGLGLRGRGVPVFLSDPSPTNQAVAVDIGAGRPLSELAGAAPQLVVVAAPPDVTAGVVTTALSDYPDAVVVDIASVKAGILASLRNSGKDLARYVGTHPMAGREKSGPVAARGELFTSMPWVVCPSEETSAAALQTARSLATDLGAVVSQFTPDEHDEAVALVSHLPQVMSSLLASRLQGTPLHALSLAGNGLRDVTRIAASDPTLWVQILGGNAGKVVDILYGVREDLNRLIGTLENPTAPGARLDLAQLMSEGNAGQARIPGKHGGPPQAYSWLTVLVDDRPGQIAQLLTEIGEIGVNLEDLRLDHSSGQNVGMVEISVLPNKHDHLIEALNDRGWRVLQ; from the coding sequence ATGTCCGCGTTCAAGAGCCACGGTCGCGGGCACCTGGACGGGCCCGTCGTCGTGATCGGAACCGGATTGCTGGGGACGAGCATCGGCCTGGGCCTGAGGGGCCGTGGCGTTCCCGTCTTCCTGTCCGATCCTTCGCCCACCAACCAGGCGGTGGCTGTTGACATCGGCGCTGGCCGTCCCCTCTCGGAGCTGGCCGGTGCGGCACCCCAGCTTGTAGTGGTGGCGGCGCCGCCGGACGTCACGGCCGGTGTTGTCACCACCGCGCTGTCCGATTACCCGGACGCCGTGGTGGTGGACATTGCCAGCGTCAAGGCGGGCATCCTGGCGAGCCTCCGGAACAGCGGCAAGGACCTGGCCCGCTATGTGGGTACCCACCCAATGGCCGGACGCGAAAAGTCCGGACCGGTTGCGGCCCGGGGTGAGCTGTTCACGTCCATGCCGTGGGTGGTGTGCCCCTCGGAGGAAACCTCCGCGGCAGCCCTCCAGACTGCCCGTTCGCTGGCGACCGACCTTGGCGCCGTCGTTTCGCAGTTCACCCCTGACGAGCACGACGAAGCCGTGGCGCTTGTTTCGCACCTGCCCCAGGTGATGTCTTCCTTGCTGGCCAGCCGGCTGCAGGGGACCCCGCTGCATGCGTTGTCCCTCGCTGGGAACGGCCTGCGCGATGTCACCAGGATCGCCGCCAGCGATCCCACGCTGTGGGTGCAGATTCTGGGCGGCAACGCCGGCAAGGTAGTGGATATCCTCTACGGCGTCCGGGAAGACCTGAACCGCCTGATCGGAACGCTGGAAAACCCCACAGCGCCGGGAGCGAGGCTTGACCTCGCCCAGCTGATGAGTGAGGGCAATGCCGGCCAGGCCCGGATCCCCGGCAAGCATGGCGGACCGCCGCAGGCGTATTCCTGGCTGACCGTGCTGGTGGACGACCGGCCCGGTCAGATTGCGCAGCTGCTCACCGAGATCGGCGAGATCGGCGTGAACCTGGAAGACCTGCGGCTTGACCATTCCTCCGGACAGAACGTCGGTATGGTGGAAATATCCGTGCTGCCCAACAAGCATGACCACCTGATCGAAGCCCTCAACGACCGCGGATGGCGGGTACTTCAGTAA
- the der gene encoding ribosome biogenesis GTPase Der, producing MSDTTQTSGHSGSAEYEYTPSGTDQVAERLAAIGDDEAELRAASLRAGLEDYELDEEDAALLSGEYGDEDLDGPVKLDPVLAIIGRPNVGKSTLVNRILGRREAVVEDTPGVTRDRVMYSASWNGRNFTLVDTGGWEHDARGIHARVAEQAEMAVELADAVLFVVDSAVGATATDEGVMKMLRRSKKPVIMVANKVDDFAQEADSAALWGLGFGEPYPVSALHGRGVADLLDHVMDVLPEFSTVEGVERSGGPRRIALIGRPNVGKSSLLNKLAGTERVVVDNTAGTTRDPVDEFIELGDRTWRFVDTAGIRRRQHMAQGADYYASLRTQAALEKAEVAVVLLAVDEVLSEQDVRILQLAIESGRALVLAFNKWDLLDDERRRYLEREIEQDLAHVEWAPRVNISAKTGWHKDRLVPALDLALENWDRRIPTGRLNAFLGELVAAHPHPVRGGKQPRILFGTQASSRPPKFVLFTTGFLDPGYRRFITRRLRETFGFEGTPIEVSMRVREKRGKKR from the coding sequence ATGAGCGACACCACGCAGACATCCGGGCATTCCGGCTCCGCCGAATACGAGTACACGCCTTCGGGCACCGACCAGGTGGCCGAGCGGCTTGCTGCGATCGGCGACGACGAAGCTGAGCTCCGTGCTGCCTCCCTCCGGGCAGGCCTGGAGGACTACGAGCTGGACGAGGAAGATGCCGCCCTGCTGAGCGGTGAATACGGCGACGAGGACCTGGACGGTCCCGTCAAGCTGGATCCTGTCCTGGCTATTATCGGGCGGCCAAATGTGGGCAAGTCCACGCTGGTGAACCGCATCCTCGGCCGCCGCGAGGCAGTGGTGGAGGACACCCCCGGTGTCACCCGCGACCGCGTCATGTACTCGGCAAGCTGGAACGGCCGCAACTTCACCCTGGTGGACACCGGCGGGTGGGAACACGACGCCCGCGGCATCCACGCCCGCGTTGCCGAGCAGGCCGAGATGGCCGTGGAACTCGCCGACGCCGTCCTCTTCGTGGTCGATTCCGCCGTGGGCGCCACCGCCACGGACGAGGGCGTCATGAAGATGCTCCGCCGCAGCAAGAAGCCGGTCATCATGGTGGCCAACAAGGTGGACGACTTCGCCCAGGAAGCTGACAGCGCCGCATTGTGGGGCCTTGGTTTCGGCGAGCCGTACCCGGTCTCCGCTCTGCACGGCCGCGGCGTGGCTGACCTCCTGGACCACGTCATGGATGTCCTGCCTGAGTTCTCCACCGTTGAAGGCGTGGAGCGTTCCGGCGGTCCCCGCCGCATCGCGCTGATCGGCCGCCCCAACGTGGGCAAATCCTCCTTGCTGAACAAGCTGGCAGGAACTGAACGCGTAGTGGTGGACAACACCGCCGGCACTACGCGGGACCCCGTGGACGAGTTCATCGAACTGGGCGACCGCACCTGGCGCTTCGTGGACACAGCCGGTATCCGCCGCCGCCAGCACATGGCGCAGGGCGCTGACTACTACGCCTCGCTGCGGACGCAGGCGGCCCTTGAGAAGGCGGAGGTCGCCGTCGTGCTCCTCGCCGTGGATGAGGTCCTCAGCGAGCAGGACGTCCGTATCCTCCAGCTGGCCATCGAGTCAGGCCGCGCCCTGGTGCTGGCCTTCAACAAATGGGACCTGCTCGACGACGAACGCCGCCGCTACCTGGAACGCGAAATCGAACAGGACCTGGCCCACGTTGAATGGGCCCCGCGCGTGAATATCTCGGCCAAGACCGGTTGGCACAAGGACCGCCTGGTCCCCGCACTGGACCTTGCCCTGGAAAACTGGGACCGGCGCATCCCCACCGGCCGCCTGAACGCCTTCCTCGGCGAACTGGTGGCTGCGCACCCGCACCCCGTCAGGGGCGGCAAGCAGCCGCGCATCCTCTTTGGCACCCAGGCCTCCAGCCGGCCGCCGAAATTCGTGCTCTTCACCACCGGGTTCCTCGACCCCGGCTACCGCCGGTTCATCACCCGCCGGCTGCGGGAAACCTTTGGCTTTGAGGGCACGCCCATCGAAGTGAGCATGCGCGTCCGCGAAAAGCGCGGCAAGAAG
- the cmk gene encoding (d)CMP kinase codes for MTQELLESVRALRIGRPLVVAIDGPSGSGKSSVSKEVARRLRIAYLDTGAMYRALTWHCVTTGIDLEDAAAVEQASRDLVLEVSTSPNEEYVRVDGVDVTDAIREPAISSAVSAVATTLGARTELIRRQRDLIEKHHRRMVVEGRDITTVVAPGAEVRMLLTASEEARLRRRGLQLGGTQNAEELAAQVTHRDAKDSAVVNFTQAASGVVTLDSSDLDFEQTVDAALVIVTKVLNRD; via the coding sequence ATGACACAAGAACTCCTCGAATCCGTGCGCGCCCTGCGCATCGGCCGGCCGCTCGTTGTTGCCATCGACGGCCCCTCCGGTTCCGGCAAATCCAGCGTCAGCAAGGAAGTGGCCAGGCGGCTGCGGATTGCCTACCTGGATACCGGGGCGATGTACCGGGCACTCACCTGGCACTGCGTCACCACCGGCATTGACCTGGAGGACGCCGCAGCCGTGGAACAGGCCTCACGGGACCTGGTGCTGGAAGTCAGCACCAGCCCCAACGAGGAATACGTCAGGGTGGACGGCGTGGACGTCACCGACGCCATCCGCGAGCCCGCCATTTCCTCCGCCGTCAGTGCGGTGGCCACCACCCTGGGTGCGCGGACCGAACTGATCCGCCGCCAACGCGACCTGATCGAAAAGCACCACCGCCGCATGGTGGTGGAGGGACGGGACATCACCACCGTCGTCGCCCCCGGTGCCGAGGTGCGCATGCTGCTGACCGCCAGCGAGGAAGCACGGCTGCGCCGGCGCGGCCTCCAGCTCGGCGGGACGCAGAACGCCGAGGAACTGGCAGCCCAGGTCACCCACCGCGACGCCAAGGACTCAGCGGTGGTGAACTTCACCCAGGCTGCGTCCGGCGTGGTGACGCTGGACTCCTCGGACCTGGACTTTGAGCAGACCGTGGATGCCGCACTGGTGATTGTCACCAAGGTCCTCAACCGTGACTGA